One Rhodococcus sp. P1Y DNA window includes the following coding sequences:
- a CDS encoding SufE family protein, whose translation MADLPESLSDIVEDFVAVSGQNKLQLLLEFSRELPDLPPHLEQAAMEPVPECQSPLFLSVDADDRDHVKLYFSAPPEAPTTRGFASILHQGLDGHSAEDIVAVPDDFYLALGLGDAVSPLRLRGMSAMLARIKRHLK comes from the coding sequence ATGGCAGACCTACCCGAGTCTCTTTCGGACATAGTCGAGGACTTCGTGGCAGTGAGCGGACAGAACAAGCTGCAACTGCTGCTGGAGTTCAGCCGTGAGCTGCCCGATTTGCCACCGCACCTGGAACAAGCGGCCATGGAACCGGTGCCCGAGTGCCAGTCCCCACTGTTCCTGTCCGTCGATGCCGACGACCGCGACCACGTGAAGCTGTACTTCAGCGCGCCACCCGAGGCACCGACGACGCGGGGCTTCGCGTCGATCCTGCACCAGGGCCTCGACGGTCACAGCGCTGAGGACATCGTGGCTGTCCCCGACGACTTCTACTTGGCTTTGGGGTTGGGCGATGCGGTCAGCCCGCTCCGGCTGCGCGGGATGTCAGCGATGCTCGCGCGCATCAAGCGCCATCTGAAGTAG
- a CDS encoding condensation domain-containing protein, translating into MEFTELADYAIPAGTMTEWIPSVGPHASTPVLAGWQPDDRPTSYVHEAHLRTSLASPRRGKESWLGAAFEIDGPLDKPAFRQAVLAWIDRHESMRSHASIDEDTGELSRVTAAESAIDIWQVEQERCEQSSEVFEHLQYLFDEFTSPLAWPSYAFVTVEPLPGRGPDRITVLFAADHSIIDGLSTVLVAHEISALYAEAKDGTAARLFEAGSYLDFGVSERRVHAELEHTHEAVVTWQRFLDEGNGELPAFPLDIGTPNGHHTAQSGLSAWILDAERADAFSVSCRKTGNSLFSGLLAALAVGGAELSGDTHFRTVTPVHTRDQPQWASSLGWFVGLCPVSFDIAGAESFGSIVAQATEQVTATKPVARVPLDRVFRTLGTTAAPRFVVSFMDVRFAPMAEHWHDWNARALRSKQYDHDVYIWINRTPRGVNISARYPNTETATTNVHQYVAALRRILDEVVDTGTATLPDRTARGRRLDAAASGPVATNQ; encoded by the coding sequence ATGGAGTTCACCGAGCTGGCCGATTACGCCATTCCTGCCGGAACCATGACCGAATGGATTCCGAGCGTCGGGCCGCATGCCAGCACTCCCGTGCTCGCCGGATGGCAACCGGACGATCGGCCCACGTCCTACGTCCACGAGGCCCACCTGCGGACCAGTCTCGCGAGCCCGCGGCGAGGCAAGGAAAGCTGGCTCGGCGCGGCATTCGAAATCGACGGGCCACTCGACAAGCCAGCGTTTCGCCAGGCCGTTCTCGCCTGGATCGACCGGCACGAGTCCATGCGTTCCCACGCGTCGATCGACGAGGACACGGGCGAGCTGTCCAGGGTTACGGCCGCCGAGAGTGCCATCGACATCTGGCAGGTCGAACAGGAGCGGTGCGAGCAGTCGAGCGAGGTGTTCGAGCATCTGCAGTATTTGTTCGACGAGTTCACCTCACCTCTGGCGTGGCCGTCGTACGCGTTCGTCACCGTCGAACCGCTCCCAGGTCGCGGGCCGGACCGCATCACTGTCCTTTTCGCCGCCGACCACTCGATCATCGACGGCCTCTCCACGGTCCTCGTAGCGCACGAGATCTCTGCGCTGTATGCCGAAGCAAAGGACGGCACCGCCGCCCGACTGTTCGAAGCGGGGAGTTATCTGGACTTCGGCGTGTCCGAACGTCGTGTTCACGCGGAGCTCGAACACACCCACGAAGCGGTGGTCACATGGCAACGCTTCCTCGACGAGGGTAATGGCGAGCTTCCGGCCTTTCCCCTCGACATCGGCACACCGAACGGCCACCACACGGCCCAGAGCGGTTTGTCCGCGTGGATCCTCGATGCCGAGCGTGCAGATGCTTTTTCCGTCTCGTGCCGCAAGACCGGCAACAGTCTGTTCTCGGGGCTGCTCGCCGCACTCGCAGTCGGCGGAGCCGAACTGTCCGGTGACACGCACTTTCGGACGGTCACACCGGTCCACACCCGCGATCAACCGCAGTGGGCGTCGTCGCTCGGATGGTTCGTCGGACTGTGCCCGGTGTCGTTCGACATCGCGGGCGCCGAGTCCTTCGGTTCCATCGTCGCTCAGGCCACCGAGCAGGTGACGGCAACCAAGCCCGTCGCGCGCGTTCCACTCGATCGGGTGTTCCGCACGCTGGGCACCACTGCGGCACCACGGTTCGTCGTGTCGTTCATGGACGTTCGTTTCGCTCCGATGGCAGAGCACTGGCACGACTGGAATGCCCGCGCCCTTCGGAGTAAGCAGTACGACCACGATGTCTACATCTGGATCAACCGGACACCGAGGGGTGTCAACATCTCGGCCAGGTACCCGAACACCGAAACGGCGACGACGAATGTGCACCAGTACGTCGCGGCGCTGCGGCGCATCCTCGACGAGGTCGTCGACACCGGCACCGCCACCCTCCCCGACCGGACTGCCCGCGGACGAAGGCTCGATGCAGCGGCGTCAGGTCCGGTTGCTACCAATCAGTAG
- a CDS encoding acetyl/propionyl/methylcrotonyl-CoA carboxylase subunit alpha gives MPSHASAHITKVLVANRGEIAVRVIRAAADAGLTSVAVYAEPDADAPFVRLADEAFALGGQTSAESYLVIDKIIDAAKKSGADAIHPGYGFLSENADFAQAVIDAGLIWIGPSPQSIRDLGDKVTARHIAARAKAPSVPGTSEPVKDADEILAFADEHGLPIAIKAAFGGGGRGMKVARTREEIPELFDSATREAVSAFGRGECFVERYLDKPRHVEAQVIADQHGNVVVAGTRDCSLQRRFQKLVEEAPAPFLTEEQRAEIHSSAKAICREAGYYGAGTVEYLVGQDGLVSFLEVNTRLQVEHPVTEETSGIDLVLQQFRIANGEELSITEDPTPRGHSFEFRINGEDAGRGFLPAPGPVTTFVAPSGPGVRVDSGVESGSVIGGQFDSMLAKLIVTGATREEALARSRRALAEFKVEGLATVIPFHAAVVSDPAFIGDGESFSVHTRWIETEWDNQVPPFTAGEPIDEDEALPRQAVVVEVGGRRVEVSLPGQFSLGGGSGAGAGGAIRRKPKPRKRGGAGAGAASGDAVTAPMQGTVVKVAVEEGQEVAEGDLIAVLEAMKMENPVNAHKAGVVTGLSVQPGSAITQGTVLAELK, from the coding sequence GTGCCCAGCCATGCCAGTGCGCATATCACCAAGGTTCTCGTCGCGAATCGCGGTGAGATCGCTGTACGGGTGATCAGGGCAGCAGCAGACGCGGGACTGACCAGTGTCGCCGTCTACGCAGAACCCGACGCCGACGCACCCTTCGTACGCCTCGCCGACGAAGCATTCGCCCTCGGCGGACAAACCTCCGCAGAGTCGTACCTGGTCATCGACAAGATCATCGACGCCGCGAAGAAGTCCGGCGCCGACGCCATCCACCCCGGGTACGGCTTCCTGTCCGAGAACGCCGACTTCGCCCAGGCAGTCATCGACGCCGGGTTGATCTGGATCGGACCGTCCCCGCAGTCCATCCGCGATCTCGGCGACAAGGTCACCGCCCGCCACATTGCCGCCCGCGCCAAGGCACCGTCGGTCCCTGGCACGTCCGAGCCCGTCAAAGATGCCGACGAGATCCTGGCCTTCGCCGACGAGCACGGCCTGCCCATTGCCATCAAGGCGGCCTTCGGTGGCGGCGGACGCGGCATGAAGGTAGCCCGCACCCGCGAGGAAATCCCCGAGCTGTTCGACTCGGCCACCCGTGAAGCGGTCTCCGCCTTCGGTCGCGGCGAATGCTTCGTCGAGCGCTACCTCGACAAGCCCCGCCACGTCGAAGCTCAGGTCATCGCCGATCAGCACGGCAACGTCGTCGTCGCCGGAACCCGTGACTGCTCGCTGCAGCGCCGCTTCCAGAAGCTCGTCGAAGAAGCACCGGCACCGTTCCTGACCGAAGAGCAGCGCGCCGAGATCCACTCCTCCGCCAAAGCCATCTGCCGCGAAGCCGGCTACTACGGCGCCGGCACCGTGGAGTACCTCGTCGGCCAGGACGGACTCGTGTCCTTCCTCGAGGTCAACACTCGCCTGCAGGTCGAGCACCCCGTCACCGAAGAGACCTCCGGCATCGACCTCGTGCTGCAGCAGTTCCGCATCGCCAACGGCGAAGAACTCTCCATCACCGAGGACCCGACACCGCGCGGACACTCCTTCGAATTCCGCATCAACGGCGAAGACGCGGGCCGCGGCTTCCTCCCCGCACCCGGACCGGTCACCACGTTCGTCGCACCCTCGGGCCCCGGCGTGCGCGTCGACTCCGGTGTCGAGTCCGGCTCCGTGATCGGTGGCCAGTTCGACTCGATGCTCGCCAAGCTCATCGTCACCGGCGCGACCCGCGAGGAAGCGCTCGCACGCTCGCGTCGCGCGCTGGCCGAATTCAAGGTCGAAGGCCTCGCGACGGTCATCCCGTTCCACGCTGCTGTGGTATCCGACCCCGCGTTCATCGGCGACGGCGAGTCCTTCTCCGTGCACACCCGGTGGATCGAAACCGAGTGGGACAACCAGGTTCCCCCGTTCACCGCAGGCGAGCCGATCGACGAGGACGAGGCATTGCCCCGTCAGGCTGTGGTCGTCGAGGTCGGTGGCCGACGCGTCGAGGTCTCGCTTCCTGGTCAGTTCTCGCTCGGCGGCGGATCAGGAGCCGGCGCCGGCGGCGCGATTCGTCGTAAGCCCAAGCCCCGCAAGCGTGGTGGTGCAGGCGCAGGAGCGGCCTCCGGTGACGCTGTCACCGCACCGATGCAGGGCACCGTCGTCAAGGTCGCCGTCGAAGAGGGCCAGGAGGTCGCCGAAGGCGATCTGATCGCCGTCCTCGAAGCGATGAAGATGGAAAACCCCGTCAACGCCCACAAAGCAGGGGTGGTCACGGGCCTGTCCGTGCAGCCAGGATCCGCCATCACCCAAGGCACCGTTCTCGCAGAACTGAAGTAG
- a CDS encoding sulfurtransferase — MPIAADPTPAFGDYAHPDRLVSTQWLSAHLGTPGLKVVESDEDVLLYDVGHIPGAVKIDWHLDLNDPVTRDYIDGEQFAALLGRKGISRDDTVVIYGDKSNWWAAYALWVFTLFGHEDVRLLDGGRDAWLAENRETTLDVPEYPASEYPVVERNDAPIRAYAADVLSSLGSIPLVDVRSPAEYTGERTHMPDYPEEGALRGGHIPTARSIPWAKAAAPDGRFRTRAELDEIYGDVVANDEVIAYCRIGERSSHTWFVLTHLLGHGSVRNYDGSWTEWGNAVRVPIARGEEPGELPAKN, encoded by the coding sequence GTGCCCATAGCAGCAGATCCCACCCCCGCGTTCGGCGACTATGCGCACCCGGATCGCCTGGTGTCCACTCAGTGGCTCTCGGCGCACCTGGGAACCCCAGGCCTCAAGGTCGTCGAGTCCGACGAAGACGTGCTTCTCTACGACGTCGGCCATATCCCCGGTGCGGTCAAGATCGATTGGCACCTCGACCTCAACGACCCCGTCACGCGCGACTACATCGACGGTGAGCAGTTCGCTGCTCTGCTCGGGCGAAAGGGAATCTCCCGAGACGACACGGTCGTCATCTACGGCGACAAGAGCAACTGGTGGGCCGCATACGCACTCTGGGTGTTCACGCTGTTCGGACACGAGGACGTGCGTCTGCTCGACGGCGGCCGAGATGCGTGGTTGGCCGAGAACCGCGAAACGACTCTCGACGTACCCGAGTATCCGGCTAGCGAGTACCCGGTCGTCGAACGCAACGACGCTCCCATCCGCGCGTACGCAGCCGACGTGTTGTCGAGCCTGGGCTCGATTCCTCTCGTGGACGTCCGCTCCCCGGCGGAATACACCGGCGAACGCACGCACATGCCGGACTACCCAGAAGAGGGCGCGTTGCGCGGCGGACACATCCCGACGGCCAGAAGCATTCCGTGGGCCAAGGCTGCTGCCCCGGACGGACGTTTCCGAACCCGCGCAGAGCTCGACGAAATCTACGGCGATGTCGTGGCGAACGACGAGGTCATCGCGTACTGCCGCATCGGCGAGCGATCGAGCCATACGTGGTTCGTCCTCACTCACCTGCTCGGGCATGGATCAGTCCGCAACTACGACGGTTCGTGGACGGAATGGGGCAACGCAGTTCGTGTTCCCATCGCACGGGGCGAAGAGCCCGGCGAACTGCCTGCGAAGAACTAG
- a CDS encoding condensation domain-containing protein, whose amino-acid sequence MIITALGNWTPQPGTLVEWHPVEAALDAARDAPVHPAPPSFLQEDHLRAASAAALRGDEHHAYTGVATEIDGSLDRGGLSRAVAAYVLRHEGLRCWFQISGGEVVRRLASPDVASFEARDVGTFDTDAEFQSYVRARFSAEATAFEWPGFVVGAVEREGSFTLYYAADHAFTDGGSQALVISELADLYALEIGEDAPVPPAAGSHLEYAVDERSRAARFGSDAPEIDAWRKIFRDNDGKMPRFPLDLGLADGERDPVRIVERHLLDAEATAALDAACKAAGARISSGVFAAVGITDYELAGCADYFGITVLSTRHLGDYAQSQGWFVNFAPVAFAVGDAEDFRTVAQRAHSGFEQSKKIAAAPVHAVLGALAADGTLGSELAVSPNMLSYIDFRWFPGVGRPADTRGEHFTGEGLTSNASMWINRDADHLYLCAQVPDNAVAAESVERYHSHLQTVLETIARDGNYALRVTESVGG is encoded by the coding sequence ATGATCATCACCGCGCTCGGCAATTGGACGCCGCAGCCTGGCACGCTCGTGGAATGGCACCCTGTCGAGGCTGCACTCGATGCCGCACGGGACGCGCCTGTCCACCCTGCGCCGCCGTCTTTCCTGCAGGAAGATCATCTTCGAGCCGCGTCCGCCGCCGCACTTCGCGGAGACGAGCACCATGCGTACACGGGCGTCGCAACCGAGATCGACGGTTCGCTCGATCGAGGAGGACTGTCGCGCGCAGTTGCCGCGTACGTGTTGCGCCACGAAGGGCTTCGCTGCTGGTTTCAGATCTCCGGCGGTGAGGTCGTCCGCAGGCTCGCCTCACCCGACGTGGCGTCGTTCGAAGCACGGGACGTCGGGACCTTCGATACCGATGCCGAGTTCCAGAGCTACGTTCGCGCACGCTTCTCCGCCGAAGCAACGGCGTTCGAGTGGCCTGGGTTCGTCGTCGGCGCTGTCGAACGCGAGGGAAGTTTCACCCTGTACTACGCAGCCGACCACGCGTTCACCGACGGCGGTTCACAAGCACTGGTGATCAGCGAACTCGCCGACCTGTACGCCCTGGAGATCGGCGAGGATGCGCCGGTGCCCCCAGCTGCAGGCAGCCATCTGGAGTACGCAGTCGACGAGCGTTCGCGGGCAGCAAGATTCGGCTCTGATGCCCCCGAAATCGATGCGTGGAGAAAGATTTTTCGAGACAACGACGGGAAGATGCCACGGTTCCCACTCGATCTGGGTCTGGCGGACGGCGAACGCGATCCGGTTCGCATCGTCGAACGGCACCTCCTCGACGCCGAAGCCACTGCTGCCCTCGACGCTGCCTGCAAGGCTGCGGGCGCTCGAATCAGCAGCGGCGTCTTCGCAGCCGTTGGCATCACCGATTACGAGCTCGCCGGCTGTGCCGACTACTTCGGGATCACCGTCTTGAGCACGAGACATCTCGGCGACTACGCGCAATCACAGGGTTGGTTCGTCAACTTTGCACCGGTGGCGTTCGCGGTCGGCGACGCCGAGGATTTCCGAACCGTCGCGCAGAGGGCGCACTCCGGCTTCGAGCAGTCGAAGAAGATCGCAGCCGCCCCGGTGCATGCGGTTCTGGGTGCGCTGGCCGCGGACGGAACGCTCGGCAGCGAACTCGCCGTCAGTCCAAACATGTTGTCCTACATCGATTTTCGATGGTTTCCAGGTGTCGGACGGCCTGCCGACACGCGAGGCGAGCACTTCACCGGCGAGGGCCTCACTTCCAACGCTTCCATGTGGATCAATCGCGACGCCGATCACCTGTATCTCTGCGCGCAGGTCCCCGACAACGCCGTTGCCGCGGAGTCGGTCGAGCGTTACCACTCGCACCTGCAGACCGTGCTGGAAACCATTGCCCGCGATGGCAACTACGCACTCCGAGTGACCGAGTCGGTCGGAGGCTGA
- a CDS encoding condensation domain-containing protein: MQVTSIGEFRTAPGTYLEFPLSLGSGEVSSIPPSFNQSFHLATALASDGAAVASTVWIAVAFDVEGAIDIEALAWSFERFVERHSALRTTFHATEDGISRRVYSAPEATVGVPMPTDVLAADELSAHIRTRMNLLCHPSQSPSYSFAAVDRPDSSTIVCGFDHAHVDAVSMTVAAEEISSLYRARTKNERIELPSVGSFVEYCAAEAETPEVPASDPRIRAWSQFVADCGGSTPGFPFDLGVPSGANAPQATTIRPIATATDAESFERRCREGGAGMFSGVAAAMATASADIGGPHTLPLLFPLHTRRDSEFAHALGWFTTNAPMSVTATASFAETLEAAHRAFRDALPLGTVPIPRVLAALGDQFARTRHDVFMISYVDYRTLPGAGDALRNAHHISNVTTADDAQFWVSRTEDGLSLRSRFPDTPLGRSAIERFTDSLATLIATQSRFDCEPSELSLVGPSA; encoded by the coding sequence ATGCAGGTGACGTCGATCGGCGAATTCCGCACGGCACCGGGCACTTACCTCGAGTTCCCCCTCTCGCTGGGATCGGGCGAGGTGTCCTCGATTCCGCCGTCGTTCAACCAGAGCTTCCACCTGGCGACTGCGCTCGCGAGCGACGGCGCGGCGGTGGCCTCGACGGTGTGGATTGCGGTTGCCTTCGACGTCGAGGGTGCTATCGACATCGAGGCTCTCGCCTGGTCCTTCGAACGGTTCGTCGAGCGTCACTCGGCCCTGCGAACGACGTTTCACGCGACCGAGGACGGAATCTCGCGTCGAGTGTATTCCGCACCGGAAGCGACGGTCGGCGTTCCGATGCCGACTGACGTGCTCGCCGCCGACGAACTCAGCGCTCACATTCGCACACGGATGAATCTTCTGTGCCATCCGTCGCAGAGTCCATCGTATTCCTTTGCGGCGGTGGATCGCCCGGATTCGTCGACCATCGTGTGCGGGTTCGACCACGCACACGTAGACGCTGTGTCGATGACCGTCGCAGCAGAAGAGATCTCGTCGCTGTATCGCGCACGTACGAAGAACGAGCGCATCGAACTACCCTCCGTAGGCAGCTTCGTCGAGTACTGCGCCGCCGAAGCCGAGACACCCGAGGTTCCTGCGTCCGATCCACGAATTCGAGCGTGGTCCCAATTCGTTGCAGACTGCGGAGGGTCGACTCCGGGATTCCCGTTCGACCTCGGAGTACCTTCCGGCGCAAACGCACCCCAGGCCACCACGATCCGGCCGATCGCGACCGCGACCGATGCCGAGAGCTTCGAGCGCCGATGCCGAGAAGGCGGGGCCGGAATGTTCTCGGGCGTGGCCGCAGCGATGGCCACTGCGTCGGCAGATATCGGTGGCCCGCACACGCTTCCGCTACTGTTCCCGCTTCATACGCGCCGCGACTCCGAATTCGCGCACGCCCTGGGATGGTTCACCACGAACGCTCCGATGAGTGTCACCGCGACAGCCTCGTTCGCGGAGACACTGGAAGCGGCACACCGCGCGTTCCGCGACGCCCTGCCGTTGGGGACCGTTCCGATTCCACGCGTGCTCGCGGCCCTGGGGGACCAATTCGCGCGCACGCGCCACGACGTGTTCATGATTTCCTACGTCGACTACCGCACCCTTCCCGGCGCGGGTGACGCGTTGCGCAACGCGCACCACATCAGCAATGTCACCACCGCAGACGATGCCCAGTTCTGGGTGTCGCGTACCGAGGACGGCCTCTCGCTCCGTTCACGCTTTCCCGACACACCGCTGGGTCGTTCGGCGATCGAACGTTTCACCGACAGCCTGGCGACCCTGATAGCCACCCAATCCAGATTCGACTGTGAACCCAGTGAACTCTCACTCGTCGGACCGAGCGCATAG